A single window of Rhodococcus jostii RHA1 DNA harbors:
- a CDS encoding cobalt-precorrin-6A reductase, with the protein MARILILGGTGEARALAAALADVPGVDTVSSLAGRVRDPRLPVGDVRIGGFGGADGLDEWLRAHPVDAIVDATHPFAAQITSNAADAAHRRGIPHVVLRRPEWSPRPGERWHRAADLADAAALLPDLGTRVFLTIGRQGVDAFAGLHALWFLIRAIDPPDVATPPRSTLLLARGPFAVTDEIALMREHRIAVLVTKNSGGGQTDAKLDAARALGVPVLMISRPPSPSETVTVDDVAGAVEWIDSVTR; encoded by the coding sequence GTGGCACGGATCCTGATCCTCGGCGGCACCGGGGAGGCTCGAGCGCTCGCCGCCGCACTCGCGGACGTTCCGGGTGTCGACACCGTGTCCTCCCTCGCCGGCCGGGTCCGCGATCCGCGCCTGCCCGTCGGTGACGTGCGGATCGGCGGATTCGGTGGAGCGGACGGGCTCGACGAGTGGCTGCGCGCGCATCCCGTCGACGCGATCGTGGACGCCACGCACCCGTTCGCGGCGCAGATCACGAGCAACGCCGCCGACGCCGCGCACCGTCGCGGGATACCGCACGTCGTCCTGAGGCGCCCCGAATGGTCTCCGCGTCCCGGCGAACGCTGGCACCGCGCCGCCGACCTCGCCGACGCGGCTGCACTGCTGCCCGACCTGGGAACGAGAGTCTTCCTCACCATCGGCAGGCAGGGTGTCGACGCGTTCGCCGGCCTGCACGCACTGTGGTTTCTCATCCGCGCGATCGATCCGCCCGACGTGGCGACGCCGCCGCGGTCGACGCTGCTCCTCGCCCGTGGGCCGTTCGCGGTGACCGACGAGATCGCGCTGATGCGGGAGCACCGCATCGCCGTCCTGGTCACCAAGAACAGCGGCGGCGGTCAGACCGACGCGAAACTCGACGCCGCCCGTGCGCTGGGCGTTCCGGTACTGATGATCAGCCGCCCACCGTCGCCGTCGGAGACGGTAACAGTGGACGACGTTGCGGGAGCAGTCGAGTGGATCGACTCGGTCACCCGATGA
- the cobM gene encoding precorrin-4 C(11)-methyltransferase, whose product MTVYFIGAGPGAADLVTVRAQRIIAASPVCLYAGSLVPQELLAECPEGARVIDTARLSLDEIVALLIEADAAGQDVARLHSGDPSIFSAVAEQVRRLEAAGIAYTVVPGVPAFTAAAASLGRELTVPGVSQSIVLTRVSTLSTAMPEGEDLRSLGRSGATMVVHLGAHRIDQIVEELTENYGRDCPAAVVAFASRPDEIVLRGTLATIADQVKAAGVTKTAVVIVGKVLAAEGFPDSYLYSATRERTTH is encoded by the coding sequence ATGACGGTGTACTTCATCGGGGCAGGTCCCGGCGCGGCCGACCTGGTCACGGTCCGCGCGCAGCGGATCATCGCGGCGAGCCCCGTCTGCCTGTATGCGGGCAGTCTCGTCCCGCAGGAACTCCTGGCGGAATGCCCCGAGGGTGCGCGGGTGATCGACACGGCGCGGCTGAGCCTCGACGAGATCGTCGCCCTGCTGATCGAGGCGGACGCGGCCGGTCAGGACGTCGCGCGCCTGCATTCGGGTGACCCGTCGATCTTCAGTGCGGTCGCCGAGCAGGTGCGCCGGCTCGAGGCCGCCGGCATCGCGTACACCGTGGTGCCCGGGGTGCCCGCGTTCACCGCCGCGGCGGCGTCGCTGGGGCGGGAGCTGACCGTTCCGGGTGTCTCGCAGTCGATCGTGTTGACCCGGGTGTCCACGCTGTCCACCGCGATGCCGGAGGGCGAGGACCTGCGTTCCCTCGGCCGCAGTGGTGCCACGATGGTGGTGCACCTGGGTGCGCACCGGATCGATCAGATCGTCGAAGAGCTCACCGAGAACTACGGCCGCGACTGTCCCGCCGCCGTTGTCGCGTTCGCCTCGCGTCCCGACGAGATCGTGCTCCGCGGCACCCTGGCGACGATCGCCGATCAGGTGAAGGCGGCGGGCGTCACGAAGACCGCCGTGGTGATCGTCGGGAAAGTGCTTGCTGCCGAGGGATTTCCGGACAGTTACCTGTATTCCGCCACCCGCGAGCGCACCACCCACTGA